TTCACAAGCTTGACCAATAACAATTGGGCCTGAACCTATAATTAATATTTTGTGAATGTCTGTTCTTTTTGGCATACTAAAAATACAGTATAGCTTACTTTCAAAGTATTGAAAAACGAAAAAAATTAATTAAGTGTAACATTTGTCTTGATTGAAAAAAATCATTAAAGTTGTACACTAAGCAGTGTTATGGAACATATTTTTAAACCTAAAATAATTAGTCTTTTAAAAGAAGGAATCAGCAAAAAACAAATCATTAACGATATTTTGGCGGGCATAGTAGTAGGGGTAGTTTCTCTGCCTTTGGCAATCGCCTTTGCAGTCGCATCAGGCGTTTCCCCTGAAAAGGGATTAATAACAGCAATCATCGCAGGATTTATTATTTCACTTCTTGGTGGCAGCAGGGTTCAAATAGGCGGGCCAACTGGCGCGTTTATTATCATTATTTTTGGAATAGTTGAAAAATATGGACTAAATGGTCTAATGATTTCAACAATTCTGGCAGGAATAATGCTGGTTATCTTTGGACTGTTCAAGCTTGGCGTTCTTTTGAAATACTTTCCACACCCATTAATTGTTGGGTTCACTAGTGGAATCGCAATTGTAATCTTTTCTACTCAAATAAATGATGCTTTTGGTTTGGGCATCAAACATGTGCCATCAGGGTTTATTGATAAATGGATTGTCTACTTTTGGAATATTCCTAACATCAACACTTGTGCTATCTGCCTAACCTTAATCACTATCTTTATTACTATCTTTTCAAAAAAAATAACAAACAAAATACCCGGAGCATTTATTGCCATTGTTTTTGCAACCTTAGCTGTCAAGTTTTTTAACTTACCCGTAAACACAATTGAAACTTTATTTGGAAGCATTCCAACTAAAATTAATTTCATGCTACCAGTAATCGACCTGAGTAACATAGGCGTCTACTTTGCCCCTGCTTTAACTATTGCCTTACTTGGAGGCATTGAGTCTTTGCTTTCTGCAGTTGTTGCTGACGGTATGATTAGCAGCAAACACCGCTCTAACACAGAACTTATTGCTCA
This region of Candidatus Margulisiibacteriota bacterium genomic DNA includes:
- a CDS encoding SulP family inorganic anion transporter; the encoded protein is MEHIFKPKIISLLKEGISKKQIINDILAGIVVGVVSLPLAIAFAVASGVSPEKGLITAIIAGFIISLLGGSRVQIGGPTGAFIIIIFGIVEKYGLNGLMISTILAGIMLVIFGLFKLGVLLKYFPHPLIVGFTSGIAIVIFSTQINDAFGLGIKHVPSGFIDKWIVYFWNIPNINTCAICLTLITIFITIFSKKITNKIPGAFIAIVFATLAVKFFNLPVNTIETLFGSIPTKINFMLPVIDLSNIGVYFAPALTIALLGGIESLLSAVVADGMISSKHRSNTELIAQGIANIVTPFFGGIAATGALARTATNIKNGGRTPIAGIVHSLTLLLIMLFLGQYAKLIPMASLAGVLVVVAYNMSEWRSFLSILKGHRFDSIILLTTFLLTVFIDLTTAIQVGVLLSSLLFMKRMADIGDHDLTNSIDSDLIEDYSLIPKGISIYEISGPFFFASARKYSEIIKDIGLKSKILIIRMRHVTFIDITGIHNLKDSIRILKKSGVEIILSGVNPTILKDFQKQQLTALVSASNIFDSFEKALAQANSLLSKKQ